One segment of Trichlorobacter ammonificans DNA contains the following:
- a CDS encoding hybrid sensor histidine kinase/response regulator, with translation MAALSGGGRPEQVEAATTIVVIDDEPAICHLVSLLLAERGYRVTTAATAAEGLAAARTYQPDLVLMDYLLPDLDGIALLQELKATVPDCAVIICTGRGSEEIAVQLIKNGAAEYLLKPFNPRTFGDRIDAVRRLRSIELANRALQQERERLLLEIESWNRELQSRVREKSEALQRAQAEIAQTEKLAALGYLAAGMAHEIRNPLNSIALFTQLLTQGASEAETQEFLDKILKEVDRIDGIIRRLVEAANRRRSAAQVVLVDQVVREALAIFKPQVEARQITVDFRCPTPLPSIKADPTELEQIFTNLFQNALEEMGDGGRLAIGLSGSGSGIEIRVADSGGGIRPEDREAIFKPFYSTKSRGTGIGLPVAQRIARLYRGDLSVEHSSPAGTTFLVTLPVTC, from the coding sequence GTGGCGGCGTTGTCAGGGGGAGGCCGGCCTGAGCAGGTGGAGGCTGCCACGACCATTGTGGTGATCGATGATGAACCGGCAATCTGTCATTTGGTATCCCTGTTGCTTGCAGAGCGGGGCTACCGGGTGACCACCGCCGCTACGGCGGCCGAAGGATTGGCTGCCGCCCGTACGTACCAGCCGGACTTGGTGCTGATGGACTACCTGCTGCCGGACCTGGACGGCATTGCTCTGTTGCAGGAGTTGAAGGCAACGGTACCCGATTGCGCGGTGATCATCTGCACCGGCAGGGGAAGCGAGGAGATCGCCGTCCAGCTGATCAAGAACGGTGCCGCCGAATATCTGCTCAAGCCGTTCAATCCCCGGACCTTTGGCGACCGGATCGATGCGGTCAGGCGCCTGCGCTCCATCGAGCTGGCCAACCGGGCGCTGCAGCAGGAGCGGGAGCGTCTGTTGCTTGAAATCGAGTCCTGGAACCGCGAGCTGCAGTCCCGGGTCCGGGAGAAATCGGAAGCGCTGCAACGGGCCCAGGCCGAGATCGCCCAGACCGAAAAGCTGGCCGCGCTGGGTTACCTGGCGGCAGGCATGGCCCACGAAATTCGCAATCCCCTCAACTCCATCGCCCTTTTTACCCAATTGCTGACTCAGGGAGCCAGCGAAGCGGAAACGCAGGAATTCCTGGACAAGATCCTCAAGGAAGTGGACCGGATCGACGGCATTATCCGTCGCCTGGTGGAAGCGGCCAACCGGCGGCGCTCGGCTGCCCAGGTGGTGCTGGTGGATCAGGTGGTCCGCGAGGCGCTGGCCATTTTCAAACCCCAGGTGGAGGCCCGGCAGATCACCGTGGACTTCCGGTGTCCCACGCCCTTGCCCAGCATCAAGGCCGATCCCACCGAGCTGGAGCAGATATTCACCAACCTGTTTCAGAACGCCCTGGAAGAGATGGGGGATGGGGGGCGCCTGGCCATCGGACTGAGCGGTTCCGGAAGCGGCATTGAGATCCGGGTCGCCGACAGCGGCGGCGGCATCCGTCCCGAGGACCGGGAGGCGATCTTCAAACCCTTCTACTCCACCAAAAGCCGCGGTACCGGCATCGGCCTGCCGGTGGCGCAGCGAATTGCCCGGCTCTATCGCGGCGATCTTTCGGTCGAACACTCCTCCCCCGCCGGCACCACCTTTCTCGTGACCCTGCCGGTGACCTGCTGA
- a CDS encoding universal stress protein, which translates to MKRFTTILLATDFSDTSHQAAEYALDLARSFEARLLVLHVINEPVDLRGFYVPHISFEQLEKEIETGAARMLETFCTEQFGDYGAVETALATGVPFEEILRMAEERSADLIVIGTHGRTGLDHLIFGSTAERVVRSASCPVMTVRVAES; encoded by the coding sequence ATGAAGCGATTCACCACCATTCTGCTGGCCACGGACTTCTCCGACACCTCGCACCAGGCGGCGGAGTACGCCCTTGACCTGGCGCGCAGCTTCGAAGCCCGGCTGCTGGTACTGCACGTCATCAACGAGCCGGTGGATCTGCGGGGGTTTTACGTACCCCATATTTCCTTCGAACAGCTGGAAAAAGAGATTGAAACCGGCGCGGCCCGGATGCTGGAAACGTTCTGTACGGAGCAGTTCGGCGACTATGGCGCCGTTGAAACCGCCCTTGCCACCGGCGTCCCCTTTGAAGAGATCCTGCGCATGGCCGAGGAACGCTCCGCCGACCTGATCGTCATCGGTACCCATGGGCGCACCGGGCTTGACCACCTCATTTTCGGCAGCACCGCGGAGCGGGTGGTCCGTTCCGCTTCCTGCCCGGTTATGACCGTCCGGGTGGCGGAAAGCTGA
- a CDS encoding NAD(P)/FAD-dependent oxidoreductase, with translation MRFLLRNLTLTPGQDEAGLGALAARTIGLQPADLHDFHIVRKGVDARKKPRVLLVYTVTFALDPVLASRLPAASVAGLEPAPPAETLLPPPRAVAAPAPSPIIIVGMGPAGLFCALRLARHGLTATVLERGKPVEERVGDVARFWRDGLLDRESNVQFGEGGAGTFSDGKLTCRLRDPNSAWVLEELVRFGAPPEIRYLAKPHVGTDRLRSVVAAARRHLQQLGFDLRFSTRLDGIAAAKGSVSAARLAGGAELACRHLVLAIGHSARDTYTMLARCGLPMERKPFAIGLRVEHPQGVIDRIQYGRPHPALPRADYALTWNNTASGRSCYSFCMCPGGLVVAGSSEEGMVVTNGMSNLGRDSGLANSALVVNVRPEDFGDTDPLAGVRFQQTWEQRAFTAGGGSYRAPAANLLTFLGSGRGRYASSYRPGTVEADLTTVLPPYVTETLREGIPAFGRKMKGFVTAEATLTGVETRTSAPLRILRDESCQSLALEGLYPAGEGAGYAGGIMSAALDGVRIADLIALRVLS, from the coding sequence ATGCGTTTTCTGCTTAGAAATCTGACCCTGACGCCGGGGCAGGACGAGGCCGGCCTTGGTGCTCTGGCTGCCCGTACCATTGGCCTTCAGCCCGCCGACCTGCATGATTTTCACATTGTTCGCAAGGGGGTGGATGCCCGCAAAAAGCCGCGGGTGCTGCTGGTCTATACGGTGACCTTCGCACTCGATCCCGTCCTCGCCTCCCGGCTGCCCGCCGCCTCCGTTGCCGGCCTGGAGCCCGCTCCTCCGGCGGAAACCCTGCTCCCGCCACCGCGAGCCGTCGCCGCCCCCGCCCCATCCCCCATCATCATCGTCGGCATGGGACCGGCCGGCTTGTTCTGCGCCCTGCGCCTTGCCCGGCACGGATTGACCGCAACGGTACTCGAGCGGGGCAAGCCGGTGGAGGAACGGGTCGGGGATGTTGCCCGTTTCTGGCGTGACGGGCTGCTGGACAGGGAAAGCAATGTTCAGTTCGGCGAAGGGGGGGCGGGCACCTTTTCCGACGGCAAGTTGACCTGCCGCCTGCGCGACCCCAACAGCGCCTGGGTACTGGAAGAACTGGTCCGCTTCGGCGCGCCGCCGGAAATCCGCTACCTGGCAAAGCCCCATGTCGGCACCGACCGGCTGCGCAGCGTGGTGGCGGCAGCGCGCCGCCATCTGCAACAGCTCGGCTTCGATCTGCGCTTTTCGACCCGTCTCGACGGCATTGCTGCGGCGAAAGGAAGTGTGTCGGCCGCCCGACTGGCCGGGGGCGCGGAACTGGCCTGCCGGCACCTGGTACTGGCCATCGGCCACAGTGCTCGTGATACCTACACCATGTTGGCCCGCTGCGGTCTGCCGATGGAGCGGAAGCCCTTTGCCATCGGTCTGCGGGTCGAGCATCCCCAGGGGGTGATCGACCGCATTCAGTATGGTCGCCCCCATCCGGCCCTGCCCCGGGCCGACTACGCCCTGACCTGGAACAATACCGCCAGCGGCAGAAGCTGCTACTCCTTTTGCATGTGTCCCGGCGGCCTGGTGGTGGCCGGTTCGTCGGAGGAGGGAATGGTGGTAACCAACGGCATGAGCAATCTGGGCAGGGATTCGGGGCTGGCCAACAGCGCCCTGGTGGTGAACGTGCGTCCGGAGGATTTCGGGGATACCGATCCGCTGGCGGGGGTGCGCTTCCAGCAGACCTGGGAGCAGCGGGCCTTTACGGCAGGGGGGGGCTCCTACCGGGCGCCCGCCGCCAACCTGTTGACCTTTCTGGGCAGCGGACGGGGGCGGTATGCCTCCAGCTATCGTCCCGGCACGGTGGAGGCCGATTTGACCACGGTACTCCCCCCCTATGTGACCGAAACGCTGCGTGAAGGGATTCCGGCGTTTGGGCGGAAAATGAAGGGATTCGTTACCGCCGAGGCGACGCTTACCGGGGTGGAAACCCGCACCTCGGCGCCGTTGCGTATTCTGCGCGATGAAAGCTGCCAATCCCTCGCGCTGGAGGGGCTCTATCCGGCGGGAGAAGGGGCCGGGTATGCCGGCGGGATCATGAGTGCGGCCCTGGACGGAGTACGGATCGCCGATCTGATCGCGTTGCGGGTCCTGTCGTAA